DNA from Fusarium musae strain F31 chromosome 7, whole genome shotgun sequence:
AGGCCACGACTGCGCACGCGGAACTCTCGTGCGCTACCACCAAGGCGGTCTGTCTTGTCAACCAGCAAGTCCAGCCTTTCACCGCGCTCAAGAAGACTCTCGATGTTCTTGGTCATGATCCCCCTAACGTCGTCGATCTCGCGCTTGGCGTTTCCGATGGCATCGTCGCGGCCTCCGCTTGTAGTACCGTATTCGATCATGAGAGACTTGAGTTCCGAGTTGAACGATGCTGCGCCGTAGTTGGGCATGTCGGAGAAGTCAGTGCTCTCGGGGAATTGCTGCAGGAAGCGCTTGCGGATTTCGAAGAGATAACCGAATGGCACGCGACGGCCGAGGGATGAGTcggcgatgacgaggaatGTTAGGCCGCCTGCGGAAGGGTACTCGCGATGTTCAGATGGAGATTCGGAGACATAGTGGATTTGGTGCTGGCCGTGGGTGTAGGTGAGCTTTTGAGGGTTTGTGTGTTCGATCTTGGGGAGGATGAGGGATGCGAGGGACGAGGTTTGGGAGGAGGCCGATGTTGTGCATTCTGAGAGAATCGTGGTATTATGCGCGATACAGGAGCTGTAGATTGTTAGCTGCGTTTGTcgatattgatgatgattg
Protein-coding regions in this window:
- a CDS encoding hypothetical protein (EggNog:ENOG41), with amino-acid sequence MASSSTPATPLLYSCIAHNTTILSECTTSASSQTSSLASLILPKIEHTNPQKLTYTHGQHQIHYVSESPSEHREYPSAGGLTFLVIADSSLGRRVPFGYLFEIRKRFLQQFPESTDFSDMPNYGAASFNSELKSLMIEYGTTSGGRDDAIGNAKREIDDVRGIMTKNIESLLERGERLDLLVDKTDRLGGSAREFRVRSRGLKRKMWWKNVKLMALLALVVFLIIMAIVIAVKNGSG